In Sebastes umbrosus isolate fSebUmb1 chromosome 15, fSebUmb1.pri, whole genome shotgun sequence, the genomic window GCAACATTTACAATAACAAGCATCTCTTCTCAGACTGTCAGCATCTCTAATATTGCTCTAATATGTTATAGATTTTTTACGTAACTTGCGTAACTCTCAACATGGCTAGTTTGACTCAAGATTCTTAATGAAGTTTGCAGCCACGCTCTTCTGAACACATTCTAAACATTACCACAAAGTTTTGAACCCAAAATTCATATTTAACTTTGACCTGTAAATATGCCGCCGTCTACGATACGTGTCCATGTGGCATTTTGACACACAGGAAGTGGAAATTCAACAAACTACGTTAATACTACAACagttgctccgaccgtcgaataacaccGTGGGTGGGtctacattggagttagttgaaagtccGGTTCGTCACATGCTGtcgttgggagtgagaacgagttGGTTTAAtatgtgcaaaaacaaaagcGTGAAATGACCCGTTGTGGGGAGTTATGGGCTGGCTGAGCCTCGAGGAAGACGACTCTGATGTCTTGTGTCTCACCTTTGATCATATTCAGGTAAAAAGCTGGTTTTCCATTACAGTAGTAAAGTCCAGTGTTACCAAGCTCCACGCTTATTATGGTCAACGTCTGGTCAACAGATGAAACATAAACCCCTTTTTGATGTTGTATGTCACTAAAGCCTGATCTGCTCCATGTAGTAATATGTGATCCTCCAACATCATGACGACATTTGATAGTGACGCTGGTCCTCTCTGTAGCATCAAGTCTGGTTGCTCCTGCACACAacaaacattcatgttttatAAAGCACCAAAAACTTCTAACACATATTCAGGAAGAAGAGTTTTAGGGGGGAGATCTTTCTCATGTGACTCTAAATTAACAAGAGGACTTGTTTCTTTTATAGTATTTATAGTATAGAACCCTTTTCTGTTAATAAACATGATGACGTATTTTGtggagtggaggcagaataattctctgaacacgttagttaacgTTCCCTAGCAAGTTTTGttggctgaagaaaatactagtttctctcaatatgtaCTTTTCTGATCCAGAAATGCAGAAGTACACCAAAAACTTCTCAGCTACAGTACCAGGAAGTAAATATGAAAATAGTTGTTGTTAAAggtaaaaatacacaaaataaagcaaatttacattttaaaaacaccatTTAATTAATGTGCCGAAGTGTTTCTTTTATCAGAGTTTAAGACAAATGAAACATTTAGCTCAGAGGCGTGATTCaggaacaggaagaggaaacagaAAGCTGAACAACTTGATTAAAGTTTATTAAAGTTACCTGATGGGATCACCGTCAGCTCCACAGCTGGTTCATTATTACACCAGTATCTTCCAGAGTCTGAGATGTTAACTCTGCGAATGTACAGTGAGTTATCGTGCACTGAACTGTATCGTTTGCCCGGGTCATTGTGTCTTATGTCTCGGTCACCACCAGCTGTCAGAATGTCAACTTTACGTCCATTAATCTTTCTGCTCCACGTCACTACACCCTCCACAGAGGGAGGACAACGCAGAGAGACTGAGGTCTTTTCCTTCACGATTTCATGGATTAGTTCTACAACAGACACAcaattttcaataaataataaagttcaCATGTGACTGTCAAATGCAGTGATCgcacattaaatatatatgatCTTGTtaacagagtgctgcagggatgacgtatttttgaaggccaaccaggaagttagcgatgccctggttccctcgagtGTTAAAACGTTAACTCATTTCTaggttttaagactcattcctgtagcattCTATAGAGTCGTGATGCGCCATGAAACAGTTGTGGCAATtgtttagagaaagttaagactgttttGAGAAATGAGCCGAAGCgatcgaggaaaaactgtgaaTAGAGTTCAGTTCAGTGCCGTTGAGTTTCAGGATGTGAGCCAGTTATATTGAGAATATGATGTAACCAATAAGAAACAGGTGAAGAGTAACTGATTAATATGAAAAGTTTTTACTTGAGGCGACGTTACAGCCCAGAATAAAGGCCAACAGGCAGCTGAAGATAATCACCCTCATCTTCATACACACTGAAATGATTCAGTACTCAGAATAACGTCTGACTTCAACTTATATTTAAAATGAGAACAGGAACTGTGTGGTTAGATGAGTGTTTCTCAAACAAAAACACCTCTCTTTGTGGTCGATGAGCACTGATGTGTCTCTTTAGTGTGTGAGTTCATGCATCTTTCACCATCAACAAATACTGTGTTGGTACTGGAAAGTATTGTTTGTTTCCAACCACAGTAAAAATGTAACACTTTACTGGTCTGATCCTAGCATTAAGAGCAGCGTTATCTTCCATGAATGACACTCATATGCAAATATTTAATAACGGTGTGTTATATGGGAAATGTTATGCTGTCTTGATTAGGTTTCTTTCAACAAGTCATGCAAAATATGAACTGGTGAAACATCTCAGTGGATATTCAGTCATATTATTGTGTGACTACTAAGTTTAGTCAACTAGAAGTTTGTTAATGTttggaaaagatggtggttgtTAATGTTGATCTTTGCAGCTTTGACGTattaacagaaaataattgtttttgatTGTTTCAGAGGTTTCTTTTCCTTTAACACACTGAAATTAAACTGAAAGCAGTTAGTAAATTCTTAAAGAACACAAAAATACCCTTGTTTGCACAGCAGACCACAAGAAAGTAGGTGGTTTATTTAGGTTAGGAAACATTTACTTCATATTCATACTATATtcagaactgaattacagatatctgcagtGATGTCACTGAAAACGACTCTCAACTCGTCACACATCCTAACATCCTGACaattgcagatatctgtaattcagttctgactatccgaaataacagttacagatatctcaaacctcattatgactagtcagagttgttgtgcatgacgttgctcatcaaggcttctcattggatatcggcccaacaaaGCCTCTGAACAGTGTTAGCGGAAGCTTTCGCTGTTGTTGATCAGATAGTTAGAAAATGACATGAATCTGTGGCCAACGAGAGCTTTGTTCACTAGAGAGTTGTGGTAGAAATTCACAGcgtattgtagatttattgtctccagacacactttataaacccaaACGGCTGCAGTGCAGCGCCGTAGtaaaactctaattcaagatatctgtaattacatttgaCTCGGCAGAAtgtaaattaaagatatctCCAAATGAGATATCTCTGATCAAAATTCatttccagatatctataacttGATAGTAGATATCTCCAATTAAATTATGACTATTCCTAACTCCAGTTTgagatatttacattttaattttgactagttataattccagttcaagatatccacaacgtcattctgactaTAGTCACAATGTAATTTTAGATAgctaaaaaggaaaatatagaCGTCTTTAAAtgaggggaattaaagatatcttcGACTGGAATTCTGATATtaccaccaactcctgagggaaatgtctttcttctttctcttttcgtAACGCCATTGATTTACTCTAACCATATGAAATTAAAGTAGAATTAATTAGAGTTACCGCCTCGCGTTTGtacgcctccaccaaccagccaagtgtcagtttacatccatgtctgtaaatgtcatcacttcatcattttatcctgttagacatctgtgtgaaattgtcataattagcatattcaTTCTTGAGTTagggccaaaaatgtgttttgtgaggtcacagtgacctttgaccaccaacatctagtcagttcatccttgagttcagGTGAacatttttgccaaatttaaagaaattcgAGATGTCCGGacaactatttcacaaactgccgtgagactgtgttggcaTGTGCCATTGTTATCCTTATTTTGAGGTATATTGCCATAACTACACATGAAACAATGTTAaggatgttttgtttgttttctagaTGTACTACAGCTCATAAAGCCATGAGAGCGGCGTTCATACACAGAACACAAAGCAGAAATCAACTCAGTTTATTTATACACATTCTCAAGAATAGAAATGGAGAAGGATGTGACTTAAGAGCTTTATGAGAGGAGATGACACGCAGAGAAAAATACATGCGTTAATGAAAATATCGTAGCAGCTGAATGAAAGCAGAAGTGATAAGAGGCAAATAAACACCAGACTGTGTAGAAAGAGACTGTCTGAGCTGTGCAGGATGACGTCCTCCATGCTGTCATCCAGACTCCTGTGAGGAGACATGAGAGGACAGGTCAGGACATATCACTTCACAACCCCAGTTCTCAtgaaaacactttaaaataatCATCAACATTTAACTATGAGGCTGTTTGGATTATTTCCTGGGTGGTCAgatattttaaaggtgcagtgttgtggatttggtgacatctagtggcgtgtttgcagactgcaaccgactgaatacccctccactGGGAGTTTGGACTTTTTATTTCACTAATATATCTCTGCTCttgaaaacagaaacacacacctgaCAGATTGAGAGGTCATAACTTTAAGGTCATTTTAAaacctgctgtgacatcactagGACGTGGCCAGATGttcaagacacacaaacagctgttaacaTCTTAAAAGCCAAAAACggccattttttaaaaccactgatattattctggaggctatggcaacggtacacataaaaatggccgccgctctgaccGTTGATTTGAAGGGTTatgtctgttctactcctatattctatttctatgaggAAAACGCAGAATAACTTtacgtaagatatcatacgaaccgttgttcGTAAAGAGGATAAGTTGACTGTAACAACACAActaccataaataaataaccaccaaccttagcggactttcttagATAACGTAACATAGCAAGCGTAAAGTTTACATTTACTACTGTTACGTAACAAGCAGAAAGTCAACGCTGAGTTGAGTTTTTACCACTCTTGTTTCTGCATGATGGAGGATCCGAGATCGTTTCCTGTTTCTGTTGTACGTCGCTTCCGTTCGTCGAGCTGCAGAAGAGAGAAGGTAAACACAGAGATGAtggaagacatttttatttaacgGTGTCAAACTTTTCAGTCAATGTCAAAATTTAAAACAGCATGTTTATGGTTTACGTTtatgtctggttttcaaaataagatgttaacaaagggaactgtatatacaaaatacatatatggaaataagattgattgaattatattcaccagaagtataaaacattacatgtcccttttaaattttactgtattaatttagatattttccaaaataaaagtccctagaagtgtatgattcaacttttctcattgtctagtgttaaaaaagttaacaaaaatcgaaataaatcgtaataatgaatcgcaatacttaaaaatcacaatacatatcgaaacggcacccaagtatcgtgatagtatggaAATGGGATTTAggcgtatcgtcccagccctataaATGCCGTTTTAGGTCAGACTATATTCACCTTTTATCCAGGTGGTGACAGTGATGCTGATCATGATGATTAAATAGAGGATAACAACCACCGTACGAACACACATTGGCCACAGATAAGGAGTCGCTGCAAGAGAAGAAACACTCAGAATCAGAGTTTCATCCATCACCAGTTCAGATCAGATATGCAGGAATGTATGTTGATGTGCATTTATACAGACACTCATATTTACATATTGGAATTGAGTTGATGAAAATTTTAgcaaacattcaacatttagatatttcatctttttgtttctgtgtttcttcatTGTAGTCTGTAGTGTTTGTACCTGTTTCTGTCagagttgttgttgctgctgctgtcaatGTTGTTGTGGTTGAGGCCGTCGGTGGTGTCTGTACTACTGTGTGGAATAATCAAAATATGTATGACAAAGTAGAAGAATGCAGTTATAGATCACTTAAAGGGGCTATTATGTAGaattcagaaattgcttgttaacagtgacacctgtggccgttaagtcaacgacagtgagcgtcctgttgctcgctctTGTTCTTGCATTTACGTAGATGTGAGCGAGCATTGGTTAAAACAGTGATGTGACACACTTGAGACTGAAAGTGATtgattagccagctaaaaccacaatatcactttattcacatgcttggcagtaatgttagctcacCTGACCAAACAAACAagggaaagactggaggctaacactagcagagggctaaagttacacaactaaaatgtcatcttgctgtgtcgttggctgccagaatccagatatcacagacaTTTGAGATggcaaactgtgattcgaggctctagcgagctacaatatcagagaaacgtttcagagatggagagtaaatgttgttaatatttagccgtctgctaacagcagctctGAACCAttggctgctgttagcagaagggtAAATATCAGCAacactttctctccatctctgaagcACTTCTCCGATATTgtacgactctctttttgactgactttactgaaggatagttagatagatacgTAGatattgacacgtgcatcacgtgttgctcgACATTTGTTGGAAAGCGGATGAAAagtacgttgttgaaagtcgtgctgagcgttacgaaaacaaaaagagaaatttgtgtctatttaCACGGACTGCCGTGAGGCTGTGTTGGCTGTCTCTGTAATGCGTCCATGACTCTACGTTGATTTTTAGGCTttcacacatatttatttatatttctctctttctgtagcATATTTTTGAGAGAATATCTGCTTTaatctccttttttattttaagtgttttcttGTGTTTGAGTTCTTTATCACATCAGTTCAACAATTCATCTAactgttctttttctttctgggtTTCTTGGTGTTTCTTTGTTTCCTAGTTGTAGTcgtatctgtaaaaaaaaaaaaaaatgcatctcaTAATACGGACTGCTGTAAAACAATTCAGCACGTTTGAAAATAAAACCAAAGGCCACGTCCACTTTTTGTGGTGAGTCGATTAACTGAAACCAATTTGAACTCAGCGTTCAGAGCAGGTTGTGTACTTCACTTCCTGTCCATGTCTGtcgtcagcacgaaatcaatctTTATGTattccacataattgtgaaccgggaagtatagatAGCGGCGAACGCCGTGTAGTggtggaggtcggggtggatgagtgggtcaaaaaacaccagactttcacccgctgttcgtgtcccttgtgaaaccacaaatcaaagttgatttattttttcacttaacttccgtacttaagttacaacacttccagagttattttaacccaaaccacgacctgttcctaaacctaactaagtagttttattttgaaaagactggagtggaaattgacacgtgcgtcacgtgttgctggacattcgtaggataACGGACataaatacgttgttgaaagtcgtgctgagcgtcagaTAAGGAGTCCCTGGAAGAGAAGAAACACTGAGAATCAGAGTTTCATCCATCACCAGTTACAGTCAGTGTTCAGACACTGGTTGGATCAGATATGCAAGCATGTATGTTGATGTGCATTTATACAGACACATATTGGAATTGAGTTGATGTACCTGCAAGTGAAAATTTAGCATTCAACATTTAgatgtttttcatctttttgtttctgtgtttcttcatTGTAGTCTGTAGTGTTTGTACCTGTTTCTGTcacagttgttgttgctgctgctgtcaatGTTGCTGTAGTTGAGGTCGTCGGTGGTGTCTTTTTATCTGTGTGGAATAATCAAAATACACATTACAAGGTAGAAGAATGCAATTTACAATAGCTCACTTAAAGGGGCTATACGTagaaatcagaaattgcttgttgttgctcgcgcttgttctcgcactacgtagacgcgagcgcgcatggcgCCACATCCATTGGATTTTACCGGAAAAACAACGCACAGAGGCTGAGGTCTTTTCCTCCACCATCTCATGGATTATTTCTACAAAACAAGCAACATTTACAATAACAAGCATCTCTTCTCAGACTGTCAGCATCTCTAATATTGCTCTAATATGTTATAGATTTTATACGTAACTTGCGTAACTCTCAACATGGCTAGTTTGACTCAAGATTCTTAATGAAGTTTGCAGCCACACTCTTCTAAACACATTCTAAACATTGCCACAAAGTTTTTAACCCAAAACTCATGTTTAACTTTCACCTCTAAATGTGCCGCCGTCTACGATGCATGTCCATGTGGCATtttgacagacaggaagtggaaaTTCAACAAACTACGTTAATACTACGGCggttgctccgaccgtcgaataacaccGTGGGTGGGTCTACATTGGAGTTAATTGAAAATCCGGTTCGTCACATGCTGTCGTTGGGAGTTGGTTTAAtatgtgcaaaaacaaaagtgtgaaaTGACCCGTTGTGGGGAGTTATGGGCTGGCTGAGCCTCGAGGAAGACGACTGATTTCTTGTGTCTCACCTTTGATCACATTCAGGTAAAAAGCTGGTTTTCCATCACAGTAGTAAAGTCCAGAGTCACCAAGCTCCACGCTTGTTACGGTCAACGTCTGGTCAAGAAGTGAAACATAAAACCCTTTTTGATTTTGTAAGTCACGAAAGCCTCTGCTGCTCCATGTTACAATATGTGATCCTCTAACATCATGAGGGCATGTCATAGTGACGCTGGTCCTCTCTGTAGCATCAAGTCTGGTTGCTCCTGCACACAacaaacattcatgttttatAAAGCACCAAAAACTTCTAACACATATTCAGGAAGAAGAGTTTTAGGGGGGAGATCTTTCTAATATGCCTCTAAATGAACAAGAGGACTTgtttaatttacagtatttatagtgtagaccccttttctgttagtaTGTATTTTGtggagtggaggcagaataattctctgaacacgttagttaacgTTCCCTAACAAGTTTTGttggctgaagaaaatactaaTTTCTCTCAATATGTACTTTTCTGATCCAGAAATGCAGAAGTACACCAAAAACTTCTCAGCTACAGTACCAGGAAGTAAATATGATAATAGTTGTTGTTAAagttaaacaaatacaaaataaagcaaatttacattttaaaaacaccatTTAATTAATGTGCCGAAGTGTTTCTATTATCAGCGTTTAAGACAAATGAAACATTTAGCTCAGAGGCGTGATTCaggaacaggaagaggaaacagaAAGCAGAACAACTTGATTAAAGTTGATTAAAGTTACCTGATGGGATCACCGTCAGCTCCACGACTGGTTCATTATTACACCAGAATCTTCCAGCGTCTGAGATGTTAACTCTGCGAATGTACAGTGAGTTATCTGCCAATGAACTGTATCGTTTGACCGGGTCATTGTGTCTTATATCTCCGTCATCACCAGCTGTCAGAATGAGAACTTTACGTCCATTAATCTCTCTGCTCCACGTCACATCACCCTCCACAGAGTGAGAACAACGCAGAGTGACTGAGGTCTTTTCCTTCACGATTTCATGGATTATTTCTACAAAAGACACACAatttacaataaataataaagttcacatttaacttttaaatgcaGCGATCgcacattaaatatatatgatCTTGTTAACAGAGTGCTGcggggatgacgtatttttgtaggccaaccaggaagttagcgaTGCCCTGTTTCCCTCGAGTGTTAAAACGTTAACTCATTTCTaggttttaagactcattcctgtagcattCTATAGAGTCGTGATGTCCCATGAAACAGTTGTGGCAATtgtttagagaaa contains:
- the LOC119503559 gene encoding uncharacterized protein LOC119503559; protein product: MRVIIFSCLLAFILGCNVAAEIIHEIVKEKTSVTLRCSHSVEGDVTWSREINGRKVLILTAGDDGDIRHNDPVKRYSSLADNSLYIRRVNISDAGRFWCNNEPVVELTVIPSGATRLDATERTSVTMTCPHDVRGSHIVTWSSRGFRDLQNQKGFYVSLLDQTLTVTSVELGDSGLYYCDGKPAFYLNVIKDKKTPPTTSTTATLTAAATTTVTETDTTTTRKQRNTKKPRKKKNNTIPTTASTTTTLTAAATTTVTETATPYLWPMCVRTVVVILYLIIMISITVTTWIKARRTEATYNRNRKRSRILHHAETRVESG